The genomic window GTAATAAATAGGCCGACATCTGGCCCATGGATCTACGCATGCCACAATCTACTGTACCGACTGTACTTCCCAAcatagtacatatatatttgcgTGTTATAGTGAAATACAACCTTTGCAAAGGAATGCTAATGAAGAAAGAATAAAAAAGGCAAATCACAAAACGGCTTATTTACCAATTTGCGCCTGAATTACAATAAAGGCCAATTATTCTAGAGAACTAAAAAACATATCTATAGACAGCCTAGTAACACTACTGCGACAAGTATACTTCAACAGGAAGGAAAATCAAAGACAACAGACTGCTGCTATCATATGTTTCGTTGTGTATCGACGGCACTACCCGGCCGCAATGACGGTCATGGTCGTACTTAGCAACAACGTCCAAGACAAAGGTAAAGCAAAAACCTGAATTTTGATGTGCTTGCAAACACAAATCAGCAGCAGCAGTTAGTGCCACCACCAAAGAAACGATCGGCATAACttttaggtacatacatatggttAAGTTAAAAtgtatgtatccatgtatatgCTAGATATACCACATGTAATAAACCAAACATTTTGCCGTGTAACAAAAGAAAATGAACAAATAATTAAGAAAAGTTCGAGTTCCTATAACTTTAATTAACAAAAAGGAAATCCAGTgtaataaaactaattagtttGTTCTCAAATCAGCAGCTCCAGTATTTTaatttacaattaaaaaacaaTCACAGTgatatttgaaattttatcaaGGTTCGTGCTTCCCAGTTGGTTTTAGTTTTACTCTTCTGTTATGTCTTCTTTATACTTCCATGGTTTCATACTCCGAACCGCTCTATACTCCGCTCCGTCAACTGGGTCTGATACCCGCTACCGTCCCGCTTAAAACTTAAGTGCATCGAGTCATTCATTATATTCTTATATATCATAGTATCAGCCCCGGTTAATTAGTAGCTTAAGTTTAGATCACTTTAATTGTTGTTGATGTGGTATTTAATGGTTGATTGTTGATAATGAACTGTATGTATTAATATTAGTACGTATTTCTTCACTGGAGGAGATAATTCTATCTTATGAAGTAGAATCTCGTTGGTTTGACGATAAACGTCCGCCCTTACTTCAATTTCTTCAAATTCGTACACAACAAAGACGCAGTTCTTCTCAGCTTCAACATATCCGCCGCATCTTTAACAGGGAATGAGCCTCAAACAACCAAGGCTCATATTGGAATtagaatttttgttttatatacttGAAAAATAAAGAGTTTATATTAAGGAGTgtgagtttttaaaattttagtttttttatgattttttttttcatccatttttttttttaataagttgtTTTGCattgtatttgtatatttgttaGTATACGACGATGTAGTGTGTACCGTTTCCTTAATTACGGCCACCTTTCTCGTCACACTCACGTCTCAGATGACCGCTCTTACCACAGCCATAACACGTCTTCGACGTATCCGGGCAATTTTTGGAAATGTGACCAGTACGGTTGCACTTGTAGCATGAAATGTTGCTAACGTTTCGATCGTTGAGTGCTTCTGGGCAATTGCGCGCCCAATGACCGGGCTTGTTGCACTTATAACAAGTGGGATTGTCAGCTTGTGTACATTCCTTTGAAATGTGTCCGACTCCGTTGCAACGATAACAGCGTTCTGCCTCCTCAGGACATGTACGCGCAAAGTGCCCAACTTGATTGCACTTGTAGCACTTTTCGCGAGCTCCACCGCCGCCGCCACCGCCACTGCGTCTCATGTCACGGCCTCCACCACCACCTCCACCCATACCACCACCACTATTGCAGTCGCGGGCAAAGTGACCTGGACGGTTGCACTTGTAACACGTGGGAGCTGACATATTTCTTCTTTCTTCCCTGTTAATCTGCTATCGCGGGTATCTTACCAACTAAAAAGTCTTTGCCACAGTCCACCGTTAAAATAACTAAATGCAGTGCACTCCTCCCGGTGAAAATTGCTTTCACCACTCCACGCACTGAACACAAATCGAAATGGCTGCCGACGTCGACGTTCCTCCAACAGCGCCTCCGACTAACATTCGCAAAAATGCCCCACAAAAAATTGATAGTCAGGGTTGCCTGCATTTCAAGGAAATATAAGTAGTGCCATCAGATTGTGAATAAGGTGTTTCACAAATCAGCAGATTGAGTTCTTGTGTGAACTTGcacttaaaaataattataaaatagtaGAAATTTCTAATGTTGGCtgatcccgtgatttttgaggaGCAATGTTATCtgttattataattataaaatagtaGAAATTTCTAATGTTGGCTCatcccgtgatttttgaggaacaatgtTATCTGTTATTACCGCCATCAGGaatcagttttatatttttccctgTGGATTGTGTTGCGAATAATAAACTCTGAGTAATTTTTTGGGACATCTACTGTTATTCAGTCGCAGCTTAATACGGCCCATACCTGACAcgaaagccatgcgcaaatataaaacgacaaaatttgtgcaaatgagaaTCGTACCAACATCGTTTTGATTTTAGTGTAGTTCTCTGCCCAAATAGCggaaccagtgcacacaccgggcaaatccttgtgcaaattgatAATTGGCACAAGGAGTCAATTGGTGTATAAGTAACTTgctcattgtattggttcataGCATAGAAGCGATTTGTTCCAGTGATGAGAGCCATGTTTGAGTCTGTGATTCGTAACGGGAAATAATGCTGTCACAGGCAATCAGTCACGAATATTCCTTGTAAGCTGTCGCTGAAATGTACTGTGATATTTtagtagctgtgacaaaatcacaggtacacggataCTCTAGAAATTTCTTGAGAGCTGCGTACTGCAAAATAGACTCTGACAGGCGATACATTATGAATCAaagtaagtgtgatatcttatctgttaactgcctgacaggatgttcaatatggctactttttagcattttgacAGGGTATCTAAGAAATACTTGCACGTTTCAATTGATGCATGCAGAATCCATCTCGAAGGAAATTTTTTGCCGAAGATGAAGAATAAAAGAGCAAATACATATCTTTTGTATGTTTAGCTCTATCATACTAAAAGacacaattttgtttaaatagaaaaacATAAATAACTTTCTTTTTGGTAAATTAATACTAAAAGACAATTGAACGCAAAAAAGTTCGACTCACGTAAGGACCGCTTTAAGTATTTTTTGCTCCAATGCCGGGTTAACGTACAAAATCGACACATATAAAATAACCCATAGCTTCTTTCCCTAATTTTTTTTCTGTAAATTTCCTGATAATTTTTTATCAGACAGTGGGCTGGGTAATATCCAGTGAAATTGCCGTCAAATTATTATTGGCCGTACTAAACTTTGAAGGAAATTGCCAACGATGTGTGAGAACCCTTTGGAAATGGAGCGTGCCAATAGTTTGATCCCAAGTCGCTAAATGTCACTCTTGCCTGCGCGCTGGATATTCCGCGAGTAGTTCTGCGATTGGTTCAtgactcaactatatggttggctcatctctactgcaacaacatacctttgttcagattatCAAAATCAGCGTgtggtgttagacgaatgtaatgaaatgaaaacataaaacttagcagcttttgtgtgtagcaagaaaatgttg from Eurosta solidaginis isolate ZX-2024a chromosome 3, ASM4086904v1, whole genome shotgun sequence includes these protein-coding regions:
- the CNBP gene encoding CCHC-type zinc finger nucleic acid binding protein gives rise to the protein MSAPTCYKCNRPGHFARDCNSGGGMGGGGGGGRDMRRSGGGGGGGAREKCYKCNQVGHFARTCPEEAERCYRCNGVGHISKECTQADNPTCYKCNKPGHWARNCPEALNDRNVSNISCYKCNRTGHISKNCPDTSKTCYGCGKSGHLRRECDEKGGRN